The Bacteroidota bacterium genome window below encodes:
- a CDS encoding SRPBCC domain-containing protein, with protein MDAANNKDKEVNIVRIFDAPRELVYKAWTSAGHLRNWYFPGTCSITIYKLEFKPGGVFQHSINSPDGTPCKCKGEYIDIIENEKISYKLGFCDDDGNFISSSQTDKHSWPDETIVTVTFEDFEGKTKLTLHQTVSEELAKQTGAYPSWLDMLDKLEKETLKLEEAK; from the coding sequence ATGGATGCAGCAAACAACAAAGATAAAGAAGTAAATATAGTAAGAATATTTGATGCGCCCCGTGAGCTTGTTTATAAAGCATGGACAAGTGCGGGACATCTTAGAAACTGGTATTTTCCGGGGACATGCTCAATTACAATTTATAAGTTAGAGTTCAAGCCCGGCGGAGTTTTTCAGCATAGCATCAACTCACCAGACGGTACACCATGTAAATGCAAAGGTGAATATATAGATATAATTGAAAATGAAAAAATCAGTTATAAGCTGGGATTCTGTGATGATGACGGAAATTTTATCAGCTCATCGCAGACCGATAAGCACTCATGGCCTGATGAAACAATTGTAACGGTTACGTTCGAAGATTTCGAAGGTAAGACAAAGCTTACATTACATCAGACAGTTTCAGAAGAGCTTGCAAAACAAACAGGCGCTTACCCAAGCTGGCTTGATATGCTTGATAAGTTAGAAAAGGAAACATTAAAATTGGAAGAAGCAAAATAG
- a CDS encoding SRPBCC domain-containing protein, producing MDSNADKEVNIVRIFDAPRELVFKAWTNPEHLKNWYAPQTCKTTIYKFEFKPGGIFHHEVRSTHGGCIFMGEFLEIIEKEKIVYVLRFCDENGKIISASDAQMKGPDETTVTITFEDSEKKTKLTLHQTISEEFAKNEGSYNGWLEILDNLEESIKQN from the coding sequence ATGGATTCCAATGCAGATAAAGAAGTAAACATAGTCAGGATTTTTGATGCACCGCGCGAGTTAGTTTTCAAAGCATGGACTAATCCGGAGCATTTAAAAAACTGGTACGCTCCTCAAACGTGTAAGACAACAATATATAAATTTGAATTTAAGCCGGGCGGAATCTTTCACCATGAAGTGAGAAGCACTCATGGCGGTTGTATATTCATGGGAGAATTTCTGGAAATTATTGAGAAAGAAAAAATTGTATATGTCCTTCGCTTCTGCGATGAGAACGGTAAAATAATTTCTGCTTCTGATGCACAGATGAAAGGACCCGATGAAACAACTGTTACGATAACATTTGAAGATTCTGAGAAAAAGACAAAGCTGACATTGCACCAGACAATCTCAGAAGAATTTGCGAAGAATGAAGGTTCTTATAACGGCTGGCTTGAAATACTTGACAACTTAGAAGAATCTATAAAGCAAAATTAA
- a CDS encoding SRPBCC domain-containing protein — translation MSEQKENQENELVITRELDAPRDLVWKAWTDAEALAQWWGPKGFDITVHKLEFKPGGQFHYNMKAHNGFEMWGLFTYKEINAPEKLVFINSFSNEKGEITRAPFFDGKWPLEILNVMTLSENNGKTTLTLKGGPVNANAEELAAFESNRKSMQQGFAGTFEKLEQYLEKNK, via the coding sequence ATGTCAGAACAAAAAGAAAATCAGGAAAATGAATTAGTAATCACCCGCGAGCTTGATGCACCGCGTGACCTTGTCTGGAAAGCATGGACAGATGCTGAAGCTCTTGCTCAGTGGTGGGGACCGAAGGGTTTTGATATCACTGTACATAAACTGGAATTCAAACCCGGAGGTCAGTTTCATTATAATATGAAAGCACATAACGGATTTGAAATGTGGGGACTTTTTACTTATAAAGAAATCAATGCGCCTGAAAAACTTGTCTTCATAAATTCATTCTCCAATGAAAAAGGGGAGATAACACGCGCGCCTTTCTTCGACGGCAAATGGCCTCTTGAAATTCTTAATGTGATGACTTTATCAGAAAATAATGGTAAGACAACTCTTACATTAAAAGGTGGACCGGTAAATGCGAACGCTGAAGAGCTGGCAGCATTTGAAAGCAACAGAAAATCAATGCAGCAAGGCTTTGCAGGAACATTTGAAAAGCTTGAACAATATCTTGAAAAAAATAAATAA
- a CDS encoding winged helix-turn-helix transcriptional regulator: MDNLRRDVFQAIADPNRRAIISLLAGKKLTINEVALNFEVSRPAVSKHIKILTECGLVVSTQVGTEKFCEVKLEKLTEVSDWVEQYRKYWTSQLDSLDEYLKKIQSKNKPVNKSEKTGGKNVRTKRKSGK; encoded by the coding sequence ATGGATAATTTAAGAAGAGATGTTTTTCAGGCAATAGCCGACCCCAACCGCAGGGCAATTATATCACTGCTTGCGGGAAAGAAGCTCACTATAAATGAAGTCGCTTTGAACTTTGAAGTCAGCAGACCTGCAGTATCGAAGCATATAAAAATCCTTACTGAATGCGGGCTTGTTGTTTCAACTCAGGTAGGGACTGAGAAATTCTGCGAAGTAAAACTTGAAAAGCTTACTGAAGTTTCCGACTGGGTTGAGCAGTATAGAAAGTACTGGACTTCACAGCTTGATTCACTCGATGAGTATCTGAAAAAAATTCAATCAAAAAATAAACCTGTAAATAAATCTGAAAAAACCGGAGGGAAAAATGTCAGAACAAAAAGAAAATCAGGAAAATGA
- the serS gene encoding serine--tRNA ligase, producing the protein MLDIKLIRENADLVKAKLVLRNEDTKNIDEILELDKSRLEILHKVEVMKETRNKVSAEIAKMKKEKIDAEEKIAEMKKVGDEIKGYDDELRSIESKIESILYYIPALPADGVPEGKDASENVEVKVWGEKKNFDFEVKDHVQLAKKLDILDFERGTKISGSGFPLYKGKGATLERALINFMLDTHTQQNGYSEVMVPVLVNKASMEAAEKIPKFEEDMYHVTADDLYAIPTAEVPILNIHRDEILKQDELPIKYCGFTNCFRREAGSYGKDTKGFLRVHQFNKVELFNFCTPETSYQELETMLGHACGLLEKLGVYYRVIELCTGDMGYSASKCYDIEVWSYAEDKWLEASSVSNCTDFQSRRAQIRYKKVLENGKTKTELVHMLNGSGLATSRLMVALLEANQNADGSINVPECLQKYTNFDIIK; encoded by the coding sequence ATGCTCGATATAAAATTAATACGCGAAAATGCCGATCTGGTAAAAGCCAAACTTGTCTTACGAAATGAAGACACGAAAAACATAGATGAAATTCTTGAGCTGGATAAGTCACGTCTGGAAATTCTTCATAAAGTCGAAGTGATGAAGGAAACACGCAACAAAGTCTCCGCTGAAATTGCAAAGATGAAGAAAGAGAAAATTGATGCAGAAGAAAAAATTGCCGAGATGAAAAAAGTCGGTGACGAAATAAAAGGCTATGATGACGAGCTGCGTTCAATAGAATCAAAAATAGAATCAATATTATACTACATTCCTGCATTGCCGGCAGACGGAGTGCCGGAAGGAAAAGATGCATCTGAAAATGTTGAAGTGAAAGTCTGGGGCGAAAAAAAGAATTTTGATTTTGAAGTGAAAGACCATGTGCAGCTTGCTAAAAAACTTGACATACTTGATTTTGAACGCGGCACAAAAATTTCCGGCAGTGGCTTTCCTCTTTATAAAGGTAAGGGCGCAACGCTTGAAAGAGCGCTGATAAATTTTATGCTCGATACACATACTCAGCAGAACGGCTACAGCGAAGTTATGGTGCCCGTATTAGTTAACAAAGCATCTATGGAAGCAGCGGAAAAAATTCCGAAGTTTGAAGAAGATATGTATCATGTAACGGCTGACGATTTGTATGCAATTCCTACCGCTGAAGTTCCTATATTAAATATACACCGCGATGAAATTTTAAAACAGGATGAGCTTCCAATAAAATACTGCGGATTTACAAACTGCTTCAGAAGGGAAGCGGGCAGCTACGGAAAAGATACAAAAGGATTTTTGCGAGTGCATCAGTTCAATAAAGTCGAACTCTTCAATTTCTGCACACCTGAAACTTCATATCAGGAGCTTGAAACAATGCTGGGACATGCATGCGGATTGCTTGAGAAACTAGGAGTTTATTACAGAGTGATTGAGCTCTGCACGGGAGATATGGGATACTCGGCAAGCAAGTGCTACGATATTGAAGTCTGGTCATACGCTGAAGATAAATGGCTTGAAGCATCTTCGGTCAGCAACTGCACTGACTTCCAGTCACGCCGCGCGCAGATAAGATATAAAAAAGTTCTTGAAAACGGAAAAACAAAAACTGAGCTTGTTCACATGCTGAACGGTTCCGGACTTGCGACCTCACGCCTTATGGTCGCATTGCTTGAAGCAAATCAAAATGCAGACGGTTCCATAAATGTACCTGAATGCCTTCAGAAGTACACCAATTTCGATATTATAAAATAG
- the rfbD gene encoding dTDP-4-dehydrorhamnose reductase has protein sequence MKVFITGANGLLGQAVTSIFTRETGWELICSSIEEKSFLDYGNKYEKLDITNKEEVKRVINLHRPDIIINCAAFTNVDACETERELCWRLNVDGVKNLIIAAKKEDCRIIHISTDYVFDGKNGPYTEDDTPNPISFYGRSKLAAENALTTSDVKHAIVRTMVLFGIGINIKPNFALWMIDKLKAGDKINIVDDQVGNATMVDDLAWGILKLAEKNLTGIFNIAGSDILSRYDFALKICDVFGFNKALVSKIKTADLNQPAPRPLNSGLVVLKASSQLGINLIDSLEAIRLLKTQLGT, from the coding sequence ATGAAAGTATTTATTACGGGAGCAAACGGACTTTTAGGGCAGGCAGTCACATCAATTTTTACAAGAGAAACAGGATGGGAATTAATATGCTCATCAATCGAAGAGAAATCCTTCCTCGACTACGGCAATAAATACGAGAAGCTTGACATCACAAATAAAGAAGAAGTTAAGCGCGTTATAAACCTTCACAGACCTGACATAATAATTAACTGCGCAGCATTTACAAACGTTGATGCATGCGAAACAGAACGAGAACTCTGCTGGCGGCTGAATGTTGACGGAGTAAAAAACCTTATCATCGCTGCAAAGAAAGAAGACTGCAGAATTATTCATATCTCCACCGACTACGTCTTCGATGGAAAAAACGGTCCCTACACAGAAGACGATACACCGAACCCTATTTCATTTTACGGACGCTCAAAGCTTGCGGCGGAAAACGCGCTTACTACAAGCGATGTAAAACATGCTATAGTGAGAACTATGGTGCTTTTCGGAATAGGCATTAACATAAAGCCTAACTTCGCGCTATGGATGATAGATAAACTAAAGGCAGGCGATAAAATAAATATTGTAGATGACCAGGTCGGTAATGCAACAATGGTAGATGACCTTGCATGGGGAATTTTGAAGCTTGCAGAAAAAAATCTTACAGGAATTTTCAACATTGCCGGAAGCGATATACTTTCACGATATGATTTCGCATTGAAGATTTGCGACGTCTTCGGATTCAACAAAGCATTAGTCAGCAAAATAAAAACCGCCGATTTAAACCAGCCCGCTCCGCGCCCGCTGAACTCAGGACTTGTAGTACTGAAAGCCTCTTCTCAATTAGGAATTAATTTAATTGACTCGCTTGAAGCGATAAGACTTTTAAAAACACAACTCGGAACTTAA
- a CDS encoding carbohydrate kinase family protein → MNYLVIGEPCVDVIHKLNNEILHSYGGILYSLITMAVLAKKDDKIIPVMNLGEDEYENITNILKKYPNIDLSGIQKCSHPTRKVILYYNLYNSDKKARLEQSTEPTYEITYDWIKNFLPKADAILINMISGVDISLDTLKKVRAEFKGFIHIDIHNIVMEMDAEGHRSHRSIPDWKDWCSHSDTVQMNEFEAATLTEDKKNEYSIAEEILLKTDSTVKGFVITRGKMGVSGFVKKEKQYGEEKFLDVDKHDLSSIENPHFKDSTGCGDVFAASFTIDYSHSKDFEKAVHFANRKASFKSSLDGIDELIKLK, encoded by the coding sequence ATGAATTATCTTGTAATAGGCGAACCCTGCGTTGACGTTATACATAAACTAAATAATGAAATCCTGCACAGCTACGGAGGAATACTGTATTCCTTAATAACTATGGCAGTGCTTGCAAAAAAGGATGACAAAATTATTCCTGTGATGAATCTGGGCGAAGATGAATACGAAAACATCACGAACATTTTAAAAAAATATCCTAACATCGATTTATCGGGAATACAAAAATGTTCGCATCCTACACGCAAGGTAATCCTTTATTACAATCTTTATAATTCAGATAAAAAGGCACGTCTAGAGCAATCCACCGAACCGACTTATGAAATTACTTACGACTGGATTAAAAATTTCCTACCGAAAGCAGATGCAATTCTGATAAATATGATTTCAGGAGTAGATATTTCACTGGACACATTGAAAAAAGTGAGAGCTGAGTTCAAAGGATTTATTCACATTGATATTCATAACATCGTAATGGAAATGGATGCCGAAGGACACAGGTCACACCGCTCTATTCCTGACTGGAAAGACTGGTGCTCGCACTCAGATACCGTGCAAATGAATGAGTTTGAAGCGGCAACACTTACCGAAGATAAAAAGAATGAATACTCTATAGCTGAAGAAATTTTATTAAAGACTGATAGCACCGTAAAAGGATTTGTGATTACAAGAGGAAAGATGGGTGTTTCCGGTTTCGTAAAAAAAGAAAAACAATACGGCGAAGAAAAATTTCTTGATGTTGATAAGCACGATTTAAGCTCAATAGAAAATCCTCACTTCAAAGATTCCACCGGCTGCGGAGATGTATTTGCAGCATCGTTTACTATAGACTATTCTCACTCAAAAGATTTTGAAAAGGCAGTTCACTTTGCTAACAGAAAAGCATCGTTCAAATCTTCACTTGACGGCATAGACGAACTGATAAAGTTAAAATAA
- a CDS encoding DUF4835 family protein, whose amino-acid sequence MAKRLKYLMFLIVCFMLIGKSAQSQDLKVNVTMDASTLSPDVRDRLKNFVQQVQDYLNKNKFQPSTKVLEPDYTVEADFNFFFRTGSSDNYDVQLFVSSRRKIDDASLRTNTPKYSPMFRFLDERVSFFYNNSLRFERNDSRFEPLVSLLDYYAYMILGYDEDSYFVKGGTSLFQKALDICNKPMTDKKGWTESGGGSKPTRLQIVQELLSVRFDNYRKGIFEYMWMGIDSMSVNKRDAYKNVLSSLERIDQVRKNEIKSYNIDIFYDAKNKEIADLFTDYGDRTVYDKLIKFDPSHRSVYEDAQRKAR is encoded by the coding sequence ATGGCTAAAAGACTCAAATATTTGATGTTTTTGATTGTATGTTTTATGCTCATTGGCAAAAGCGCCCAATCGCAGGATTTAAAAGTAAACGTCACAATGGATGCCAGCACCCTCTCGCCCGATGTAAGAGACAGATTGAAAAATTTTGTTCAGCAGGTGCAGGATTATTTAAACAAAAATAAATTTCAGCCAAGCACCAAAGTGCTTGAACCGGATTATACTGTAGAAGCAGATTTTAATTTCTTTTTCCGTACAGGAAGTTCGGATAATTACGATGTCCAGCTCTTTGTTTCCAGCAGAAGAAAGATAGATGATGCCTCGCTCAGAACAAACACTCCGAAGTACTCTCCAATGTTCAGGTTTTTAGATGAACGTGTCAGTTTTTTTTATAACAACTCATTAAGGTTTGAAAGAAACGATTCACGCTTTGAGCCGCTTGTTAGTTTACTGGATTATTATGCTTACATGATACTCGGTTACGATGAAGATTCATACTTCGTAAAAGGAGGCACTTCTTTATTTCAGAAGGCGCTGGATATATGTAACAAACCGATGACAGATAAAAAAGGATGGACTGAATCAGGCGGGGGTTCTAAGCCGACAAGATTGCAGATTGTACAGGAATTGCTTAGTGTGCGTTTCGATAATTACAGAAAAGGAATTTTTGAATATATGTGGATGGGAATTGATTCAATGAGTGTAAACAAACGTGATGCTTATAAAAATGTTCTTAGCTCGCTTGAAAGAATTGACCAGGTAAGAAAAAATGAGATCAAGTCTTACAATATTGATATCTTTTACGATGCAAAAAATAAGGAGATTGCAGACTTGTTTACAGATTATGGTGACAGAACAGTTTACGATAAGCTGATAAAGTTTGATCCGTCGCACAGAAGTGTGTACGAAGATGCACAGCGGAAAGCGCGGTAA
- a CDS encoding GTP cyclohydrolase: protein MFIILINYTKPVEEVNAVLADHRAYLDTLYAQNKLICSGRKNPLTGGVLLSNAKSRVEIDEIIKNDPYNIKGVADYEVIEFTPGKYHEKFKEFVE, encoded by the coding sequence ATGTTCATCATTCTAATAAACTACACAAAACCGGTAGAAGAAGTTAACGCTGTTTTGGCTGACCATCGCGCTTATTTAGATACTTTATATGCACAAAATAAACTGATTTGCTCAGGAAGGAAGAATCCGCTTACAGGGGGAGTGTTACTTTCAAATGCAAAAAGCAGAGTGGAAATTGATGAGATAATAAAAAATGACCCGTATAATATAAAAGGTGTTGCAGATTATGAAGTGATTGAGTTCACTCCCGGCAAGTATCATGAAAAGTTTAAAGAGTTTGTAGAATAA
- a CDS encoding peptidase M61, which produces MKKIFLLLIIALYIPYGYGQNKENPIKFTLDLTNIKDDMLMVEMTAPKFSSNEITYRLPKMVPGTYSIYDFGRFVHDLKAFDKNDNELEVEREDINSWKIANAKKLKKVTYWVEDTFDSKDTGKFIFEPAGTNISKDNFVINTHGFFGYFDDMKDNQYIIDIIKPEGFYGSTPLVADFSDATRDEFKVNSYFTLVDSPMMYNIPDTTIINVGGAEVLISVYSPNKMVKSKFVAENTKALLEASTEYLGGKLPVSKYAFIYYFFSGMAGSGAAGALEHNNSSFYSLGEGPPGSIAGQVKHTAAHEFFHIITPLGIHSEEIGNFDYNVPKMSKHLWLYEGVTEYNSMIALVRGGVYTPAEFAREIEKRMAVSKFFNDTLPFTEMSLYALGKYEKQYQNVYEKGALIGMCLDIKLRQLSGGSYGLIDLLHDLAKKYGADRSFKDEELFDEITAMTYPEIRDFFRLYVEGSNRIPYKEFLSIVGMDYGGGVKEKEFSLGAGDINFDMKTKRIFVESDNIDEFGKSMGLKKGDQFTKINKQVLEMGKIQSILQTLVSNAKEGDDIEYEVARKDADGNEKLVTLKGKIKKVEGESKAEVKVGKNPTDEQLRLRKAWMGS; this is translated from the coding sequence ATGAAAAAAATATTTCTTCTGTTAATAATCGCTCTTTATATACCCTACGGCTACGGGCAAAATAAAGAGAACCCGATTAAGTTTACCTTAGACCTCACTAACATTAAAGATGATATGCTCATGGTTGAAATGACGGCTCCGAAGTTTTCATCAAATGAAATTACTTACAGGCTGCCGAAGATGGTCCCCGGAACATATTCTATTTATGATTTCGGAAGATTCGTTCATGACTTAAAGGCATTCGATAAAAATGATAACGAGCTTGAAGTTGAGCGGGAGGATATTAACAGCTGGAAAATTGCTAATGCAAAAAAATTAAAAAAAGTAACTTATTGGGTTGAAGATACATTCGATTCCAAAGATACAGGTAAATTTATTTTTGAACCTGCAGGCACGAACATTTCAAAAGATAATTTCGTAATCAATACACACGGTTTCTTCGGCTACTTCGATGATATGAAAGATAATCAGTATATAATTGATATCATTAAACCGGAAGGGTTTTACGGTTCAACTCCGTTAGTAGCAGACTTCAGCGATGCAACAAGGGATGAGTTTAAAGTGAATTCATATTTCACACTGGTAGATTCACCTATGATGTATAACATTCCCGATACTACAATTATAAATGTCGGCGGTGCAGAAGTACTGATTTCCGTTTACTCGCCTAATAAAATGGTGAAATCAAAATTTGTAGCAGAAAACACAAAAGCATTGCTTGAAGCATCAACAGAATACTTAGGAGGAAAACTTCCTGTCAGCAAGTATGCTTTCATTTATTATTTCTTCAGCGGGATGGCAGGTTCCGGGGCAGCAGGTGCACTAGAGCATAACAACTCTTCATTTTATTCACTTGGTGAAGGTCCTCCCGGAAGCATTGCAGGACAGGTAAAGCATACAGCAGCGCATGAGTTTTTTCATATTATAACACCGCTGGGAATTCACTCAGAGGAGATTGGGAATTTTGATTACAATGTTCCTAAAATGTCAAAGCACTTATGGTTATATGAAGGAGTAACTGAATACAATTCTATGATTGCGCTTGTAAGGGGAGGAGTTTATACTCCTGCTGAGTTTGCGCGGGAAATAGAAAAAAGAATGGCAGTATCAAAATTTTTCAACGATACACTTCCGTTTACTGAAATGAGCTTATACGCTCTTGGAAAATATGAAAAACAATATCAGAACGTATATGAAAAAGGCGCTTTGATAGGAATGTGTCTTGATATAAAATTAAGGCAGCTTTCAGGCGGAAGCTATGGATTAATAGATTTACTCCATGACCTTGCAAAAAAATACGGAGCGGACAGGTCATTTAAAGATGAAGAATTATTCGATGAAATAACTGCTATGACTTATCCTGAAATAAGAGATTTTTTCAGATTGTATGTTGAAGGCAGCAACAGAATTCCTTATAAAGAATTTTTATCAATAGTGGGAATGGATTACGGCGGCGGAGTAAAAGAGAAAGAATTCAGTCTTGGAGCCGGCGATATTAATTTTGATATGAAGACAAAAAGAATTTTTGTGGAATCTGATAACATTGATGAGTTTGGAAAAAGCATGGGCTTAAAAAAGGGCGACCAGTTCACGAAAATAAATAAGCAGGTACTTGAAATGGGTAAAATCCAAAGCATACTGCAAACACTCGTATCAAATGCTAAAGAAGGCGACGATATCGAATACGAAGTAGCAAGGAAAGATGCTGACGGGAATGAAAAGTTAGTAACACTTAAAGGAAAAATAAAAAAGGTTGAAGGCGAGAGCAAAGCTGAAGTTAAGGTCGGTAAAAATCCCACTGATGAACAGCTAAGACTCAGAAAAGCCTGGATGGGTTCTTAA
- a CDS encoding S9 family peptidase has product MKSLRLTSCFSVFFILFFVHSILAQSLTLENIFYKHSFSSEGINEINSLNDGKSYSSLIVESDGAKIVRTSYETGAILETFVNLDKVEFSAGKKIPSFTYSFSPDESKILFAVLKDRLYRHSTINNYYLYDIKTKTTKQFSGYGMYADFSPDGKNIAYVRDNNIYLVELETFTEKQITTDGVKEKIINGMTDWVYEEEFAINRGFFWSPSGDKIAYYKFDESNVKEFSLTYYEGLYPKEYKYKYPKAGEENSKVKVYLYDLKTGENKQINTTDENDIYIPRIKWTNDNNTLSFQILNRQQNKLDLYFADASTGNSKLIFSHTNKYFLDINNNLTFTGNTGFIWDENNNLYHYDLNGNLLNNISSGKNDEDKFLGYNEKTNRVYYSSSIESPMTRCIFSVNLDGTDRQKISKKTGWNRAEFSSDFSFYVNTYSNITTPEFITVNSETGNEVRVLESNAELQKKITSLNLSKPNFFTYKIPSAVEGTDIDYLNGYMIKPKDFDSTKKYSVMFFNYGGPGSQSVKDEWIGESYFWYEYLAERGIITVVIDNRGTTGRGEAFEKSTYLQLGKYETEDMISAVKYLRTLPYIDKKNIGVYGWSYGGYMAAMCITQAADYFKTAVAVAPVTNWRFYDDIYVERFMRTPQENGDNYDNLSPLLNAKNIKGDFLIIHGMADDNVHLQNTTEMIAEMVKNNIKYDSELYPDKNHGIYGGKTRLHVFTRVTDFFLKSFGK; this is encoded by the coding sequence TTGAAATCTCTCAGACTAACCTCCTGTTTCTCAGTCTTCTTTATTTTATTTTTTGTCCACAGTATTTTAGCCCAGTCACTCACGCTTGAAAATATTTTTTATAAACACAGCTTTTCTTCTGAAGGTATTAATGAAATTAATTCATTAAATGACGGCAAAAGTTATTCATCTTTAATCGTGGAGAGCGACGGAGCAAAAATTGTCCGCACAAGCTACGAGACAGGAGCAATACTTGAGACATTTGTAAATTTAGATAAAGTCGAGTTCTCCGCAGGAAAAAAAATTCCTTCGTTCACTTATTCATTCAGTCCCGATGAATCAAAAATCCTTTTCGCTGTTTTGAAAGACAGACTTTACAGACATTCCACCATCAATAACTATTATCTTTATGATATAAAAACTAAAACAACGAAACAGTTTTCAGGTTATGGAATGTATGCTGATTTTTCTCCCGACGGCAAAAATATTGCATACGTCCGCGATAACAATATATATCTGGTTGAGCTTGAGACCTTCACAGAAAAGCAAATTACAACTGACGGAGTAAAGGAAAAGATTATTAACGGAATGACTGACTGGGTTTACGAAGAAGAGTTTGCTATCAACCGCGGATTTTTCTGGTCTCCCTCAGGTGATAAAATTGCCTACTATAAATTTGATGAATCAAACGTAAAAGAATTTTCTTTAACTTACTACGAAGGTCTTTATCCCAAAGAATACAAATATAAATATCCAAAAGCAGGCGAAGAAAATTCAAAAGTAAAAGTATATCTGTATGATTTGAAAACGGGGGAGAATAAGCAGATAAATACTACTGATGAAAACGATATTTATATTCCAAGAATAAAATGGACTAATGATAACAATACGCTTTCATTTCAGATATTAAACCGTCAGCAAAATAAACTCGATTTATATTTTGCCGATGCATCAACAGGAAATTCAAAACTAATTTTCTCTCATACAAATAAATATTTTCTGGATATAAACAACAACCTTACTTTCACAGGTAATACAGGATTTATCTGGGATGAAAACAACAATCTTTATCATTATGATTTAAACGGAAATCTTCTGAACAACATTTCATCAGGCAAAAATGATGAAGATAAATTTTTAGGTTATAACGAAAAAACTAACAGGGTTTATTATTCTTCTTCAATTGAATCTCCCATGACACGCTGTATTTTTTCTGTGAACTTGGACGGCACAGACAGGCAAAAAATTTCAAAGAAAACAGGCTGGAATAGAGCAGAATTCTCTTCTGATTTTTCTTTCTATGTAAATACTTATTCAAATATCACTACACCCGAGTTTATCACAGTTAATAGTGAAACAGGTAACGAAGTAAGAGTCCTTGAATCAAATGCTGAATTACAAAAAAAGATTACCAGCTTAAATCTTTCCAAACCAAACTTTTTTACTTATAAAATACCATCTGCTGTAGAGGGGACTGATATTGATTATCTGAACGGTTACATGATTAAGCCGAAAGATTTTGATTCGACTAAAAAATATTCAGTGATGTTTTTTAATTACGGAGGTCCGGGCTCACAAAGCGTTAAGGATGAGTGGATAGGCGAATCATATTTCTGGTATGAGTATCTTGCAGAAAGAGGAATCATAACCGTTGTAATAGATAACCGCGGAACAACGGGACGCGGAGAGGCATTTGAGAAATCTACTTATCTTCAGCTTGGAAAATATGAAACTGAAGATATGATTTCAGCAGTGAAATATTTAAGAACGCTGCCATACATCGATAAAAAAAATATCGGAGTTTACGGCTGGAGCTACGGAGGATACATGGCGGCAATGTGCATCACACAGGCGGCGGATTATTTTAAAACTGCTGTTGCAGTCGCTCCCGTGACAAACTGGAGATTTTACGATGACATCTATGTTGAAAGATTTATGAGAACTCCGCAGGAGAACGGCGATAACTATGATAATTTATCTCCGCTGCTTAATGCTAAAAATATTAAGGGTGATTTTTTAATCATACACGGAATGGCAGATGACAATGTTCATTTGCAAAATACGACTGAGATGATTGCGGAAATGGTGAAGAACAATATTAAATACGATTCCGAACTTTACCCCGATAAAAATCATGGAATTTACGGAGGTAAAACACGACTTCATGTATTTACAAGAGTCACGGATTTCTTTTTGAAATCGTTTGGAAAGTAG